A stretch of the Bacillus anthracis str. Vollum genome encodes the following:
- the ilvB gene encoding acetolactate synthase large subunit, with protein sequence MKQYTTYEKLQCEEVTGAGHVIQCLKKLGVTTVFGYPGGAILPVYDALYESGLKHILTRHEQAAIHAAEGYARASGKVGVVFATSGPGATNLVTGLADAYMDSIPLVVITGQVATPLIGKDGFQEADVVGITVPVTKHNYQVRDVNQLSRIVQEAFYIAESGRPGPVLIDIPKDVQIEKVTSFYNEVIEIPGYKLEPRPDSMKLREVAKAISEAKRPLLYIGGGIIHADGSEELIQFARKKGIPVVSTLMGLGAYPPGDPLFLGMLGMHGTYAANMAVTECDLLLALGVRFDDRVTGKLELFSPHSKKVHIDIDPSEFQKNVAVEYPVVGDVKKALHMLLHMSIHTQTDEWLQKVKTWKEEYQLSYKQKESELKPQHVINLVSELTNGEAIVTTEVGQHQMWAAHFYKAKNPRTFLTSGGLGTMGFGFPAAIGAQLAKEEELVICIAGDASFQMNIQELQTIAENNIPVKVFIINNKFLGMVRQWQEMFYENRLSESKIGSPDFVKVAEAYGVKGLRATNATEAKQVMLEAFAHKGPVVVDFCVEEGENVFPMVPPNKGNNEMIMKRWEE encoded by the coding sequence ATGAAGCAATATACAACCTATGAGAAATTGCAGTGTGAAGAAGTGACAGGAGCTGGACACGTTATTCAATGCTTAAAGAAATTAGGCGTAACGACTGTTTTCGGTTATCCGGGCGGAGCAATTTTACCAGTGTACGATGCGCTATATGAAAGTGGATTGAAGCATATATTAACTCGTCATGAACAAGCTGCTATTCATGCGGCTGAAGGTTATGCAAGAGCTTCTGGAAAGGTCGGGGTAGTATTTGCTACCTCTGGCCCAGGGGCGACGAATTTAGTTACAGGCTTAGCAGATGCTTATATGGATTCGATTCCTTTAGTTGTCATTACAGGGCAAGTTGCAACACCACTCATTGGAAAAGACGGGTTTCAAGAAGCTGATGTTGTCGGAATTACAGTACCTGTTACGAAGCATAATTACCAAGTTCGTGATGTGAATCAGTTATCACGTATTGTACAAGAAGCTTTTTACATCGCCGAAAGCGGGCGGCCAGGACCAGTATTAATTGATATTCCAAAAGATGTTCAAATTGAAAAGGTAACAAGTTTTTACAATGAAGTAATTGAGATTCCAGGATACAAACTAGAGCCTAGGCCAGATAGTATGAAGCTTAGAGAAGTGGCTAAAGCCATTTCAGAAGCAAAACGCCCACTTCTTTATATCGGAGGAGGAATCATTCATGCAGATGGATCTGAAGAACTTATTCAGTTTGCGAGGAAGAAGGGGATTCCTGTCGTTTCCACTTTAATGGGACTTGGTGCATATCCGCCGGGAGATCCATTATTTTTAGGAATGCTCGGTATGCATGGAACGTACGCAGCAAACATGGCAGTAACAGAATGTGATTTACTGCTTGCGTTAGGTGTTCGTTTTGATGACCGTGTAACAGGAAAACTGGAACTTTTTTCTCCGCATTCGAAAAAGGTACATATTGATATAGATCCTTCAGAGTTTCAAAAAAATGTAGCGGTAGAGTATCCAGTTGTTGGTGATGTAAAAAAAGCATTACACATGCTGTTACATATGTCTATTCATACACAAACAGACGAATGGCTTCAGAAAGTAAAGACATGGAAAGAAGAATATCAACTTTCTTATAAGCAAAAAGAATCTGAGTTAAAACCACAACATGTCATCAACTTAGTAAGCGAATTAACGAATGGTGAAGCGATTGTGACGACAGAAGTAGGACAGCATCAAATGTGGGCTGCGCATTTTTATAAAGCGAAAAACCCGCGGACTTTTCTAACATCTGGTGGGTTAGGAACGATGGGATTCGGTTTCCCAGCGGCAATAGGTGCTCAGCTTGCTAAAGAAGAAGAACTTGTCATTTGTATCGCGGGCGATGCTTCTTTTCAAATGAACATTCAAGAACTGCAAACAATTGCTGAAAATAACATCCCTGTAAAAGTATTTATAATAAACAACAAATTTTTAGGGATGGTAAGGCAATGGCAAGAAATGTTTTATGAAAACCGATTGTCAGAGTCGAAAATTGGATCGCCAGATTTTGTGAAAGTGGCAGAAGCTTATGGGGTGAAAGGATTAAGAGCGACAAATGCAACCGAGGCGAAACAAGTGATGTTAGAAGCATTTGCTCATAAAGGCCCTGTCGTAGTTGATTTTTGTGTAGAAGAAGGTGAAAACGTATTTCCGATGGTTCCGCCAAATAAAGGGAATAACGAAATGATTATGAAGAGGTGGGAAGAATGA
- a CDS encoding ACT domain-containing protein: MSHTFSLVIDNDPNVLLRISGIFARRGYYISSLNLNESEMELTAVCTEQEATLLVGQLKKLINVLQVNKL, translated from the coding sequence ATGAGTCATACTTTTTCATTAGTTATCGATAACGATCCAAATGTCTTATTACGTATAAGTGGAATTTTTGCTCGGCGTGGTTATTATATTTCTTCATTAAATTTAAATGAAAGTGAAATGGAGTTAACGGCAGTTTGTACAGAACAAGAAGCAACATTACTCGTTGGTCAGTTGAAAAAGTTAATCAATGTACTACAAGTAAACAAATTATAA
- the ilvC gene encoding ketol-acid reductoisomerase: MKTYYEQDANVGLLQGKTVAVIGYGSQGHAQAQNLRDSGVEVVVGVRPGKSFEVAKADGFEVMSVSEAVRTAQVVQMLLPDEQQAHVYKAEVEENLREGQMLLFSHGFNIHFGQINPPSYVDVAMVAPKSPGHLVRRVFQEGNGVPALVAVHQDATGTALHVALAYAKGVGCTRAGVIETTFQEETETDLFGEQAVLCGGVTALVKAGFETLTEGGYRPEIAYFECLHELKLIVDLMYEGGLTNMRHSISDTAEFGDYVTGSRIVTDETKKEMKRVLTEIQQGEFAKKWILENQAGRPTYNAMKKAEQNHQLEKVGEELREMMSWIHAPKELVKK, translated from the coding sequence ATGAAAACATATTATGAGCAAGATGCAAATGTAGGGCTATTACAAGGAAAAACTGTTGCGGTAATTGGTTATGGATCTCAAGGTCATGCGCAGGCACAAAATTTGCGTGATTCTGGTGTGGAAGTGGTAGTTGGTGTTCGTCCTGGTAAGTCTTTTGAAGTAGCAAAAGCAGATGGGTTTGAAGTAATGTCTGTTTCAGAAGCAGTTCGAACCGCGCAAGTTGTGCAAATGTTATTGCCAGATGAACAGCAAGCACATGTGTATAAAGCAGAAGTAGAAGAGAATCTCCGCGAAGGACAAATGTTACTTTTCTCACATGGATTTAATATTCACTTCGGACAAATTAACCCGCCAAGCTACGTAGATGTAGCAATGGTCGCGCCAAAAAGTCCGGGTCATCTCGTTCGCCGTGTATTTCAAGAAGGAAACGGTGTTCCGGCATTAGTCGCAGTACATCAAGATGCAACAGGCACAGCATTACATGTAGCACTCGCGTACGCAAAAGGTGTAGGGTGTACACGTGCAGGTGTAATTGAAACGACATTCCAAGAAGAAACGGAGACAGATTTATTCGGAGAGCAAGCTGTACTTTGCGGAGGGGTAACTGCACTTGTGAAAGCTGGTTTTGAAACATTAACAGAAGGTGGATATCGTCCTGAAATTGCATACTTTGAATGTTTGCATGAATTAAAGTTGATCGTTGATTTAATGTACGAAGGCGGTTTAACGAATATGCGCCATTCTATATCAGATACGGCAGAGTTCGGGGATTATGTAACAGGATCGAGAATTGTTACAGATGAAACGAAGAAAGAGATGAAACGAGTACTTACAGAAATTCAGCAAGGTGAATTCGCGAAGAAATGGATTTTAGAAAATCAAGCAGGGCGTCCAACGTATAATGCGATGAAAAAAGCAGAACAAAATCATCAGTTGGAAAAAGTAGGAGAAGAGCTTCGTGAAATGATGAGCTGGATTCATGCACCGAAAGAATTAGTGAAGAAATAG
- the ilvD gene encoding dihydroxy-acid dehydratase yields the protein MRSDMIKKGFDKAPHRSLLKATGLKDEDFDKPFIAICNSFIEIIPGHKHLNEFGKLVKEAVRAAGMVPFEFNTIGVDDGIAMGHIGMRYSLPSREIIADSVETVVNAHWFDGMICIPNCDKITPGMMMAALRINIPTVFVSGGPMAAGKTSKGDVVDLSSVFEGVGAYQSGKISEEELKDIEDHGCPSCGSCSGMFTANSMNCLCEVLGLALPGNGSILAIDPRREELIKQAAEKLKILIERDIKPRDIVTEEAIDDAFALDMAMGGSTNTVLHTLALAQEAGLDYDMNRIDAVSRRVPHLCKVSPASNWHMEDIDRAGGISAILKEMSRKEGVLHLDRITATGQTLRENIAHAEIKDKEVIHSLENPHSEEGGLRILKGNLAKDGAVIKSGATEVKRFEGPCVIFNSQDEALAGIMLGKVKKGDVVVIRYEGPRGGPGMPEMLAPTSAIAGMGLGADVALLTDGRFSGASRGISVGHISPEAAAGGTIALLEQGDIVCIDVEERLLEVRVSDEELGKRKKEWKRPEPKVKTGWLGRYAQMVTSANTGAVLKIPNFD from the coding sequence ATGAGAAGTGACATGATTAAAAAAGGTTTTGATAAAGCGCCGCATCGTAGTTTATTAAAAGCAACTGGTTTGAAAGATGAAGACTTTGATAAACCGTTTATAGCGATCTGTAATTCTTTTATTGAAATTATTCCAGGTCATAAGCACTTAAATGAGTTTGGGAAGCTTGTTAAAGAAGCAGTACGTGCAGCAGGTATGGTTCCATTTGAATTTAATACAATTGGAGTAGATGACGGTATTGCGATGGGGCATATCGGTATGCGCTATTCGCTTCCGAGTCGAGAAATTATTGCAGATTCAGTAGAAACGGTTGTAAATGCCCATTGGTTTGATGGCATGATTTGCATTCCAAACTGTGACAAAATCACACCCGGTATGATGATGGCTGCACTTCGTATTAACATTCCAACTGTTTTTGTTTCAGGTGGTCCGATGGCGGCTGGAAAAACATCTAAAGGAGACGTTGTTGATTTAAGTTCTGTTTTCGAAGGAGTAGGGGCTTATCAATCTGGGAAAATTTCAGAAGAAGAATTAAAGGATATTGAAGATCATGGCTGTCCATCTTGTGGTTCTTGTTCTGGTATGTTTACAGCGAACTCTATGAACTGTTTATGTGAAGTGTTAGGTTTAGCTCTTCCTGGTAACGGAAGTATTTTGGCTATTGATCCAAGACGCGAAGAATTAATTAAACAAGCAGCAGAAAAATTAAAGATTTTAATTGAAAGAGATATTAAACCGAGAGACATTGTAACGGAAGAAGCAATTGATGATGCGTTCGCGCTTGATATGGCAATGGGCGGTTCAACAAATACAGTGTTGCATACATTGGCGCTCGCGCAAGAGGCTGGATTAGATTACGATATGAACCGTATTGATGCCGTTTCAAGACGTGTACCACATTTATGTAAAGTAAGCCCTGCTTCCAATTGGCATATGGAAGACATTGATCGTGCAGGCGGGATTAGTGCAATTTTGAAAGAGATGAGCCGAAAAGAAGGGGTACTTCATTTAGACCGTATTACTGCTACGGGGCAAACATTAAGAGAAAATATTGCTCATGCAGAGATTAAAGATAAGGAAGTGATTCATTCTCTTGAAAATCCTCATAGTGAAGAAGGTGGATTACGTATATTAAAAGGAAACCTTGCGAAAGACGGAGCAGTTATTAAAAGCGGGGCAACTGAAGTAAAACGATTTGAAGGACCTTGTGTTATTTTTAATTCACAAGATGAGGCGCTTGCCGGCATTATGCTTGGGAAGGTTAAGAAAGGAGATGTAGTTGTTATTCGTTATGAAGGACCAAGAGGCGGTCCTGGTATGCCGGAAATGTTAGCACCAACGTCAGCGATTGCTGGCATGGGATTAGGTGCAGATGTTGCGTTATTAACCGATGGTCGTTTCTCTGGTGCTTCACGTGGTATTTCAGTAGGTCATATTTCGCCAGAAGCAGCTGCGGGCGGAACGATTGCACTTCTTGAACAAGGGGATATCGTTTGTATCGATGTTGAGGAAAGGTTGTTAGAAGTAAGAGTTAGTGACGAAGAATTAGGTAAGCGTAAAAAAGAATGGAAACGACCAGAACCGAAAGTGAAAACGGGCTGGCTTGGACGTTATGCACAAATGGTAACATCGGCGAATACAGGTGCAGTCCTAAAAATCCCGAATTTTGATTGA
- the ilvA gene encoding threonine ammonia-lyase IlvA, giving the protein MVQKVKERVKIEDILMAHTCMKDIVIKTPLQRDTVLSEKYDCDVYVKREDLQLIRSFKIRGAYNLIRSLSKEQLQNGVVCASAGNHAQGVAYTCNLLKIPSKIFMPTTTPKQKVSQVQFFGGDFAEIVLVGDTFDSSFQEAQRYCEENRMTFVHPFDDPYVVAGQGTVAVEIMHDMEKPVDYIFTAIGGGGLASGVGTYVKGVSPATQVIGVEPMGAASMKEAFLQNDNVALEKIDSFVDGAAVKKVGKLTFETCKDVIDDIVLVPEGKVCTTILELYKKNAIVAEPAGALSIAALDLYRDEIKGKTVVCTLSGGNNDIDRMQEMKERSLIYEGLKHYFIIEFPQRSGALREFLDKGLGPEDDITRFEYIKKHNKENGPALVGVELKHKEDYEQLIIRFKENNIQFMELNKNPVLFDLLI; this is encoded by the coding sequence ATGGTGCAAAAGGTAAAGGAGAGAGTGAAAATTGAAGATATCTTAATGGCCCATACTTGTATGAAAGATATCGTTATTAAAACACCGTTACAACGTGATACAGTTTTATCTGAGAAATATGATTGTGACGTTTATGTAAAACGCGAAGACTTACAATTAATTCGCTCTTTCAAAATTCGTGGTGCGTACAATTTAATTCGAAGTTTATCGAAAGAACAATTACAAAACGGTGTTGTTTGTGCAAGCGCTGGTAATCATGCACAAGGGGTAGCTTATACGTGTAATTTATTGAAGATTCCGTCAAAAATTTTCATGCCAACAACAACACCTAAGCAAAAAGTATCACAAGTTCAATTTTTCGGTGGTGATTTCGCAGAGATTGTATTGGTTGGTGATACATTCGATAGCTCTTTTCAAGAAGCGCAGCGTTATTGTGAAGAAAATAGAATGACATTTGTTCATCCGTTTGATGATCCGTACGTAGTTGCTGGTCAAGGGACAGTGGCAGTTGAAATTATGCATGATATGGAGAAACCGGTTGATTATATCTTTACAGCAATCGGCGGTGGTGGATTAGCATCAGGTGTTGGTACATATGTGAAAGGTGTTAGTCCTGCTACACAGGTCATTGGGGTAGAGCCAATGGGAGCTGCATCTATGAAAGAGGCTTTTCTTCAAAATGATAATGTGGCATTGGAGAAAATAGATAGTTTTGTTGATGGGGCAGCGGTTAAAAAGGTAGGAAAGTTAACATTTGAAACTTGTAAAGATGTAATTGATGACATTGTTTTAGTACCAGAGGGAAAGGTTTGTACGACGATTTTAGAACTGTATAAGAAAAATGCGATTGTAGCTGAACCAGCTGGTGCACTCTCTATTGCAGCGCTTGATTTATACAGAGATGAAATTAAAGGTAAAACAGTTGTATGCACATTAAGTGGTGGAAACAATGATATTGATAGAATGCAAGAAATGAAAGAACGATCTCTTATTTACGAAGGGTTAAAGCATTATTTCATCATTGAATTCCCGCAACGTTCAGGTGCGTTAAGAGAATTTCTTGATAAAGGATTAGGGCCAGAAGATGATATTACTCGCTTTGAGTATATTAAGAAACATAATAAGGAAAATGGTCCAGCATTAGTCGGAGTAGAGTTAAAACATAAAGAAGATTACGAGCAGTTAATTATCCGTTTTAAAGAAAATAATATTCAATTTATGGAGCTTAATAAAAATCCTGTTTTGTTTGATTTGCTTATTTAA
- a CDS encoding CapA family protein has product MKTLLKRFLLIAFCITPIVVLINHSFTSKATDKPDFQNKSSKTASKSDKKIEDPEITLTFSGDTMFDWQLRPVIEKNGADYPFQHVKEEITKADISFVNLESAFTTKEKKAPGQLFWIKSDPSTLQAIKNTGYDIVNIGNNHTLDYGQNGLLDTISHVEKLKFPYIGAGKNAKDAYTAREMTVKGKKFKFLSFVRFMPDFTWVADDNKPGVANGYDLNLVTKTIKEQKKDADYLIVYMHWGVEKSNRPVDYQKQYVNKMVTAGADAIVGSHPHWLQGFEYYNNVPVAYSLGNFLFPSYVNGKSAETGVLTLTFKGKDVQMSFNPYIIRNNQVSPVNEEEKRKALQYLQTISTDVEIDDTGKIINKRN; this is encoded by the coding sequence ATGAAAACTTTACTAAAACGATTTTTGTTAATAGCCTTTTGTATTACACCAATTGTTGTATTAATTAACCACTCTTTTACTTCAAAGGCGACAGACAAACCCGATTTCCAAAACAAATCTAGTAAAACTGCTTCAAAAAGCGACAAGAAAATAGAAGACCCGGAAATCACACTCACCTTCTCTGGTGATACAATGTTCGATTGGCAATTACGTCCGGTAATCGAAAAAAACGGGGCTGATTATCCATTCCAGCATGTAAAAGAAGAAATAACAAAAGCTGATATTTCTTTCGTTAATTTAGAGTCAGCATTTACAACGAAAGAAAAGAAAGCTCCTGGACAACTGTTTTGGATTAAAAGTGATCCATCCACGCTTCAAGCGATAAAAAACACTGGATATGACATCGTAAATATTGGGAATAACCATACACTTGATTATGGACAAAATGGATTATTAGACACGATCTCTCACGTAGAGAAATTAAAGTTCCCTTACATTGGAGCCGGAAAAAATGCAAAAGATGCATATACTGCACGAGAAATGACTGTAAAAGGAAAAAAATTCAAATTCCTTTCATTTGTCCGATTTATGCCTGATTTTACTTGGGTAGCTGATGACAATAAACCTGGCGTTGCGAACGGGTATGATTTAAATCTTGTAACAAAAACAATTAAAGAGCAAAAGAAAGATGCAGACTATTTAATTGTCTATATGCATTGGGGTGTCGAAAAATCAAATCGTCCGGTAGATTATCAAAAACAATATGTAAATAAAATGGTTACAGCAGGAGCCGACGCGATTGTCGGAAGTCATCCACATTGGTTACAAGGGTTTGAATATTATAATAACGTTCCTGTCGCTTACTCATTAGGAAACTTTTTATTCCCAAGTTATGTGAACGGAAAAAGTGCTGAAACTGGTGTATTAACTTTAACTTTTAAAGGAAAGGATGTCCAAATGTCATTCAATCCTTATATCATCCGTAACAACCAAGTTTCCCCTGTAAATGAGGAAGAAAAGAGAAAAGCTCTCCAATACTTACAAACAATTTCAACTGATGTAGAAATTGATGATACAGGGAAAATAATAAATAAACGCAACTAA
- a CDS encoding DUF554 domain-containing protein has translation MVILGAVVNGICIIFGTLLGKLFSKIPESMKGTIMHAIGLAVTVLGLQMALKSENFLVVILSLVIGTVIGEWLQLEGKLKQLGDWLENKVGSKGKGSISEGFVTATLIFAIGAMGILGALDSGIRGNHDILFTKAIIDGFISIILTTTLGIGVVFSAIPVILYEGGIAVFATQINNVVPKELMNQFIVEMTATGGIMIAAIGLNLLGFIKIKVANLLPGILVVGIIVSLIYSYGLIVK, from the coding sequence ATGGTTATATTAGGAGCAGTTGTAAATGGAATTTGTATTATATTTGGTACTTTACTTGGTAAATTATTTAGTAAGATTCCAGAAAGTATGAAGGGAACGATCATGCATGCAATTGGTTTAGCGGTTACTGTGCTTGGACTTCAAATGGCATTGAAAAGTGAAAATTTTCTTGTTGTCATACTAAGTTTAGTAATTGGTACCGTCATCGGGGAATGGCTACAATTAGAGGGAAAGTTAAAACAGTTAGGAGATTGGCTAGAAAATAAAGTTGGATCGAAAGGAAAAGGGAGCATATCAGAAGGTTTTGTAACAGCTACTTTAATTTTTGCAATTGGCGCGATGGGGATACTTGGTGCACTCGACAGTGGTATTCGTGGCAATCATGATATTTTATTTACAAAGGCAATTATCGATGGATTTATTTCTATTATATTAACGACAACTCTAGGGATTGGCGTAGTATTTTCAGCGATTCCAGTCATTTTATATGAAGGTGGCATCGCAGTTTTTGCAACGCAAATTAATAATGTTGTTCCGAAAGAATTAATGAATCAATTTATAGTGGAAATGACAGCTACAGGCGGTATTATGATAGCCGCTATTGGATTGAACTTACTCGGATTTATTAAAATTAAAGTCGCAAATTTACTTCCAGGTATATTAGTAGTTGGAATCATTGTTTCACTTATTTATAGTTACGGTTTAATAGTAAAGTAG
- a CDS encoding GNAT family N-acetyltransferase: MEEFQFTKRVHNILKIAAEEAECNIIQPVHLFIGMCKEGSGVCSELYMYLFRNVGTDFLEKLSIQKQNHLTNQEYKKIGHYKLSYKTLEVLQIAKKRMERFQQVLMNEGHVIYALFRLDTFIENPQIQKEILRIVDEPRDLAVDLKCFIPAYNDLTCHVRKANSSDFEKLVSFVSEEFGERWLHSIEYGFRTYKENLPIYIAKQEEVIVGFACYDVVRGKKGLFGPMGTAKQNRVKGVGKQLLHCSLHSMKQEGYENAIIGQAGPIEFYERCCNARLIPIMDH; the protein is encoded by the coding sequence ATGGAGGAATTTCAATTTACAAAACGTGTGCATAACATATTGAAGATTGCAGCAGAAGAGGCAGAATGTAATATCATTCAACCAGTTCATTTATTTATTGGCATGTGTAAAGAAGGTAGTGGCGTATGCAGCGAGTTATATATGTATTTGTTTCGTAACGTAGGTACAGATTTTTTAGAAAAACTTTCAATACAAAAACAAAATCATTTAACGAATCAAGAGTATAAAAAAATAGGGCATTATAAGTTATCATATAAGACGCTAGAAGTTTTACAAATAGCGAAGAAACGTATGGAACGTTTTCAGCAAGTATTAATGAACGAAGGACATGTTATATATGCACTCTTTCGCCTGGATACGTTTATTGAAAATCCACAAATACAAAAAGAGATATTACGTATTGTAGATGAACCAAGAGATTTAGCGGTTGATTTAAAATGTTTTATTCCTGCTTATAATGATTTAACTTGTCATGTTAGAAAGGCTAACTCTTCTGATTTTGAGAAATTAGTAAGTTTTGTTAGTGAGGAATTTGGTGAACGCTGGTTACATTCGATAGAGTACGGATTTCGTACATATAAAGAAAATTTACCTATTTATATAGCAAAGCAAGAAGAAGTAATAGTAGGTTTTGCTTGTTATGATGTAGTGAGAGGAAAGAAAGGATTGTTTGGTCCAATGGGCACGGCGAAACAAAATCGTGTGAAAGGTGTAGGGAAGCAATTGTTACATTGTAGTCTGCATAGTATGAAGCAAGAGGGTTATGAAAATGCAATTATTGGGCAAGCGGGCCCAATTGAGTTTTATGAGAGATGTTGTAATGCACGTTTAATACCGATTATGGATCATTAA
- a CDS encoding multidrug efflux MFS transporter, with product MASWKRNLMICWLGCFTTAAGMSLVIPFLSFYIEELGVTGTSSIAQWSGLAFGVTFLMGAIVSPIWGKLGDIHGRKLMLIRASLGMAIIMTLMGFVTDVYQLVALRFLMGAVSGFLSTAMTFIAAETPKEHSGWAISTISTGGVSGSLLGPLLGGYLSELIGMRHVFLVTGAFLFLSFLIVFFFLHEENHSAQAKKVQTKKVWTMVPAKHLIISLFVTTFIIQLANMSVQPIVTLYVKNLVGPQTAHIETIAGAVMSATGLAVILAAPRLGRLSDHIGPQKTLVVALFAAGIIFIPQAFVTSAWQLLILRFLLGIAQAGLLPSVQTLLKQHTPTHVTGRIFGYNQSFQFLGNMIGPILGGQIAAHAGFQYVFFSTSSLLFIACIWVYFHNKNEEVSEKRHLEVS from the coding sequence ATGGCCAGCTGGAAACGAAATTTAATGATTTGTTGGCTAGGTTGTTTTACCACTGCAGCCGGTATGAGTTTAGTAATTCCTTTTTTATCTTTTTATATTGAGGAATTAGGGGTAACTGGCACTTCTAGTATTGCACAGTGGTCGGGACTTGCATTTGGTGTAACATTTTTAATGGGTGCGATCGTATCACCAATATGGGGAAAGCTTGGTGATATACATGGACGGAAATTGATGCTAATTCGTGCGAGCCTTGGTATGGCGATTATTATGACGCTTATGGGGTTTGTAACGGATGTGTATCAACTAGTCGCACTAAGATTTTTAATGGGAGCAGTATCTGGTTTCCTTTCAACAGCGATGACATTTATTGCAGCAGAAACTCCGAAAGAGCATTCAGGTTGGGCGATTTCTACAATTTCAACTGGTGGCGTGAGTGGCTCGTTACTTGGCCCATTACTTGGTGGTTATTTATCAGAGTTAATTGGAATGCGTCATGTTTTTCTTGTTACAGGAGCTTTTTTATTCCTTTCCTTTCTCATCGTTTTTTTCTTTCTACATGAAGAAAATCACTCTGCTCAAGCAAAAAAAGTACAAACGAAAAAAGTATGGACGATGGTTCCAGCTAAACATTTGATTATTAGTTTGTTTGTCACAACATTTATTATTCAACTTGCTAATATGTCTGTTCAGCCAATTGTTACATTGTACGTGAAAAATTTAGTTGGTCCTCAAACAGCGCATATTGAAACAATTGCGGGTGCCGTTATGTCAGCGACAGGATTAGCGGTTATTTTGGCAGCACCAAGATTAGGACGATTATCAGATCATATCGGTCCTCAAAAAACGTTAGTTGTAGCGTTGTTTGCTGCAGGAATTATTTTTATCCCGCAAGCATTTGTAACCTCAGCTTGGCAACTATTAATTCTTCGATTTTTATTAGGTATCGCACAAGCAGGATTATTACCTTCCGTACAAACTCTACTAAAACAACATACACCAACTCATGTAACGGGACGAATATTTGGGTATAATCAATCGTTTCAGTTTTTAGGAAATATGATTGGACCAATACTTGGTGGACAAATTGCAGCGCATGCTGGTTTTCAATATGTTTTCTTCTCTACATCATCACTATTGTTTATTGCGTGCATTTGGGTTTATTTTCATAATAAGAACGAAGAGGTATCAGAGAAACGACATTTGGAAGTTAGTTAA
- a CDS encoding DODA-type extradiol aromatic ring-opening family dioxygenase — translation MMPSLFLAHGSPMLAIQDTDYTSFLKTLGETYKPKAIVIFTAHWESEVLTISSTDNEYETIYDFGGFPPELYEIKYRAKGSSSIASMLETKFKNKGIPVHHNMTRGLDHGSWTLLHRMYPEANIPVVQISVNPFLSAKEQFKIGEALKGLGQEDILVIGSGVTVHNLRALKWNQTTPEQWAIEFDDWIIKHMQAADKDALFNWEKNAPHAQLAVPRAEHFVPLFIAMGSGENNGEVIHRSYELGTLSYLCLQF, via the coding sequence ATGATGCCATCATTATTTTTAGCACACGGATCACCGATGCTCGCTATTCAAGATACAGATTATACAAGTTTTTTAAAAACACTTGGAGAAACATATAAACCGAAAGCAATTGTTATTTTCACTGCTCACTGGGAAAGTGAAGTATTAACGATTTCCTCAACAGATAACGAATATGAAACAATTTATGATTTTGGAGGTTTTCCTCCAGAGTTATATGAAATTAAGTATCGTGCAAAAGGTTCTTCTAGCATTGCATCTATGTTAGAAACAAAGTTTAAAAACAAAGGTATTCCAGTCCATCATAATATGACGAGAGGTTTAGATCATGGCTCATGGACACTCTTGCATCGCATGTATCCAGAAGCAAATATTCCTGTCGTCCAAATATCAGTAAATCCATTCCTTTCTGCAAAAGAACAATTTAAGATTGGAGAAGCATTAAAAGGACTTGGACAGGAAGATATTTTAGTAATTGGTAGTGGTGTTACCGTTCATAACTTACGAGCACTGAAATGGAATCAAACTACACCCGAACAATGGGCAATTGAATTTGATGATTGGATTATTAAACATATGCAGGCTGCTGATAAAGATGCTTTATTTAATTGGGAGAAAAATGCTCCTCATGCACAATTAGCAGTACCAAGAGCAGAGCATTTTGTACCTTTATTTATCGCTATGGGAAGTGGTGAAAATAACGGTGAAGTCATTCATCGCAGTTACGAGCTTGGTACATTAAGTTATCTTTGTCTCCAATTTTAA